Proteins encoded by one window of Halomonas sp. SH5A2:
- a CDS encoding FAD-dependent oxidoreductase yields the protein MANRLNNDFQFVDVGRQDPQKKDARKRAKEFAEIYEPYKPTDAASQAHRCLHCGNPYCEWKCPVHNYIPNWLQLVVEGNIIEAAELSHKTNSLPEVCGRVCPQDRLCEGDCTLNDGFGAVTIGSIEKYITDTAFAMGWRPDMSQVTWTDKKVAIVGAGPAGLGCADILARNGVKPVVFDKYPEIGGLLTFGIPEFKLEKNVMERRRAVFEEMGVEFRLNTEIGTDIEFETLLQDYDAVFLGMGTYKYMEGGFPGEDLPGVYKALDFLIANVNRCLGFEKDPNDYISMEGKRVVVLGGGDTAMDCNRTSIRQGAASVTCAYRRDEENMPGSRKEVANAREEGVEFLFNRQPVAVVGEDKVEGVKVVRTRLGEPDENGRQRPEVVPGSEEIVAADAVVVAFGFQASPAPWFDPANIQVDERDRVKAPEHGQYAFQTSNEKIFAGGDMVRGSDLVVTAIYEGRQAAEGMLDYLGV from the coding sequence ATGGCCAACCGTTTGAATAACGATTTCCAGTTTGTGGATGTGGGTCGTCAGGACCCGCAGAAAAAAGATGCGCGTAAGCGCGCCAAAGAATTTGCTGAAATCTACGAGCCGTACAAGCCCACCGATGCGGCCAGCCAGGCACACCGCTGCCTGCACTGTGGTAATCCGTACTGCGAGTGGAAGTGCCCAGTGCACAACTACATTCCCAACTGGCTGCAGCTGGTGGTGGAAGGCAACATTATCGAAGCCGCTGAGCTTTCGCACAAAACCAACTCGCTGCCCGAAGTGTGTGGCCGCGTGTGCCCGCAGGACCGCCTGTGCGAAGGCGACTGCACGCTCAACGACGGCTTTGGCGCGGTGACCATTGGATCGATCGAGAAGTACATTACTGACACGGCCTTTGCCATGGGTTGGCGTCCGGATATGTCCCAGGTGACCTGGACGGACAAGAAAGTGGCGATTGTGGGTGCGGGGCCTGCGGGCCTTGGCTGCGCCGATATCCTGGCGCGCAACGGCGTCAAGCCGGTGGTGTTCGACAAGTACCCTGAAATCGGTGGCTTGTTAACCTTCGGCATTCCCGAGTTCAAGCTTGAAAAGAACGTCATGGAGCGCCGTCGTGCGGTCTTTGAAGAGATGGGCGTCGAGTTCCGGTTGAATACCGAGATCGGTACCGACATCGAGTTTGAAACGCTACTTCAGGACTACGATGCCGTTTTCCTGGGCATGGGTACCTATAAGTACATGGAAGGCGGTTTCCCAGGCGAAGACCTACCGGGTGTCTATAAAGCGCTCGACTTCCTGATTGCCAACGTCAACCGTTGTCTGGGCTTTGAAAAAGACCCCAACGATTACATTTCCATGGAAGGCAAGCGCGTGGTGGTGCTGGGCGGTGGTGATACGGCGATGGACTGCAACCGCACCTCGATTCGTCAGGGGGCTGCCAGCGTCACCTGCGCCTATCGTCGCGATGAAGAGAACATGCCGGGGTCGCGCAAGGAGGTTGCCAACGCACGTGAAGAGGGCGTCGAGTTCCTGTTCAACCGTCAGCCGGTCGCCGTGGTCGGCGAAGACAAGGTCGAAGGTGTGAAGGTGGTGCGCACCCGTCTGGGCGAACCCGACGAAAACGGTCGTCAGCGTCCTGAGGTTGTCCCAGGCTCGGAGGAGATTGTCGCCGCTGATGCGGTGGTGGTTGCTTTCGGCTTTCAGGCAAGCCCTGCGCCGTGGTTCGACCCGGCCAATATCCAGGTGGACGAGCGCGACCGTGTGAAAGCGCCTGAGCATGGCCAGTACGCCTTCCAGACCAGCAACGAGAAAATCTTTGCCGGCGGCGATATGGTGCGCGGCTCAGACCTGGTGGTCACCGCCATCTACGAAGGCCGTCAGGCAGCAGAAGGCATGCTGGATTACCTGGGCGTTTAA
- a CDS encoding CTP synthase, with product MTRYIFVTGGVVSSLGKGIASASLAAILEARGLKVTMLKLDPYINVDPGTMSPFQHGEVFVTEDGAETDLDLGHYERFIRTKMTQGNNFTTGRVYEHVLRKERRGDYLGGTVQVIPHITDEIKQRVYAGGEGFDVALVEIGGTVGDIESLPFLESIRQIRSEQGANRALFMHLTLVPYIKTAGETKTKPTQHSVKELRSIGIQPDILICRSEVELEESERRKIALFTNVEERAVVPLQDADTIYRIPLMLHEHGLDDIVCDKLRLEAGPADLSEWVKVLDAKLNPLKSVSIAMVGKYMELLDAYKSLNEALIHAGIQGRIKVNIDFVDSEDIERHGTERLAGKDAILVPGGFGERGVEGKIMTAQFARENDVPYLGICLGMQVAVIEFARHVAGWTDANSTEFTHDTQHPVVGLITEWINAEGKIELRDAASDLGGTMRLGGQVCRLASGSKAREAYGADEIVERHRHRFEVNNQFIDELEKAGLVISGKSVDQSLVEMIELADHPWYVACQFHPEFTSTPRDGHPLFSGFINAAVEHKAARARAHAAPQE from the coding sequence ATGACACGATATATCTTCGTGACCGGCGGCGTTGTGTCCTCTCTTGGCAAGGGCATCGCGTCGGCCTCGCTGGCGGCCATCCTCGAGGCACGCGGCCTTAAGGTCACCATGCTCAAGCTCGACCCCTACATCAACGTCGACCCGGGCACCATGAGTCCCTTCCAGCATGGCGAGGTATTTGTCACCGAGGATGGTGCCGAAACCGACCTGGACCTTGGCCACTACGAACGCTTTATTCGTACCAAAATGACCCAGGGCAACAACTTCACCACCGGCCGTGTCTACGAGCACGTGCTGCGCAAAGAACGCCGTGGTGACTACCTGGGCGGGACCGTTCAGGTCATCCCGCATATCACCGACGAAATCAAGCAGCGCGTCTACGCCGGTGGTGAAGGCTTCGACGTGGCGCTGGTCGAAATCGGCGGTACGGTCGGCGATATTGAGTCGCTCCCCTTCCTGGAATCGATCCGCCAGATTCGCAGCGAACAGGGCGCCAACCGCGCGCTGTTCATGCACCTGACGCTGGTGCCTTATATCAAGACGGCCGGCGAGACCAAAACCAAGCCGACTCAGCACAGCGTCAAGGAACTGCGCTCCATCGGTATCCAGCCGGATATCCTGATCTGCCGTAGCGAAGTTGAGCTTGAAGAGAGCGAGCGGCGCAAGATTGCCTTGTTCACCAACGTGGAAGAACGTGCGGTCGTGCCGCTGCAGGATGCCGACACCATCTACCGTATTCCGCTGATGCTCCACGAGCATGGCCTGGACGATATCGTCTGTGACAAGTTGCGCCTGGAAGCTGGCCCGGCGGATCTTTCCGAGTGGGTGAAGGTGCTGGATGCCAAGCTCAACCCGCTGAAGTCGGTCAGCATCGCCATGGTCGGCAAGTACATGGAATTGCTCGACGCCTACAAATCGCTTAACGAAGCGCTGATTCATGCCGGCATCCAGGGGCGCATCAAGGTTAATATCGACTTCGTCGACTCTGAAGATATCGAGCGCCATGGTACTGAACGGCTGGCCGGTAAAGATGCCATCCTAGTCCCGGGTGGCTTTGGTGAGCGCGGCGTTGAAGGCAAGATCATGACCGCCCAGTTTGCCCGTGAAAACGACGTGCCGTATCTAGGGATTTGTTTAGGCATGCAGGTGGCCGTGATCGAGTTTGCGCGTCATGTGGCGGGCTGGACGGATGCCAATTCCACCGAGTTCACTCACGATACCCAGCATCCTGTTGTCGGCCTGATTACCGAGTGGATTAACGCAGAAGGCAAAATTGAGCTGCGCGACGCAGCTTCCGACCTGGGTGGCACCATGCGACTGGGCGGCCAGGTATGCCGCCTCGCGTCGGGCAGTAAGGCACGTGAAGCCTATGGCGCTGATGAAATCGTCGAGCGCCACCGCCACCGTTTCGAGGTCAATAACCAGTTTATCGACGAACTGGAAAAGGCTGGGCTGGTGATTTCAGGCAAGAGTGTCGACCAGTCGCTGGTGGAAATGATCGAACTGGCTGACCACCCCTGGTATGTCGCCTGCCAATTCCACCCGGAATTCACCTCGACACCGCGCGATGGCCATCCGTTGTTCTCGGGCTTTATCAATGCCGCCGTGGAACACAAAGCCGCGCGAGCGCGTGCCCACGCTGCACCTCAGGAATAA
- the kdsA gene encoding 3-deoxy-8-phosphooctulonate synthase has protein sequence MASQETFQEHHIDVAGLTAGNSLPLMLLGGMNVLESAELADEVAETYVKVTQKLGMPYVYKASFDKANRSSIHSYRGPGLEKGLQILADIKARHGVPVITDVHEPWQAAPAAEVADIIQLPAFLARQTDLVVAMAKTGAAINIKKPQFLAPHEMRHILAKFREAGNDRLMLCERGTSFGYNNLVVDMLGLGDMKQTGSPVFFDVTHALQRPGGRADSADGRRAQVAELARAGVAVGLAGLFLEAHPDPDNAKCDGPCALPLDQLEPFLTQLAQLDALVKGFAPLSIR, from the coding sequence ATGGCTTCTCAAGAGACATTCCAAGAGCACCATATCGACGTTGCCGGCCTTACCGCCGGCAATTCTTTGCCACTGATGCTGCTGGGGGGGATGAACGTCCTCGAGTCAGCTGAGCTAGCTGATGAAGTGGCCGAGACCTACGTCAAGGTGACACAAAAGCTGGGCATGCCCTACGTCTACAAGGCGAGTTTCGATAAGGCCAACCGCAGCTCGATCCACTCGTACCGTGGGCCGGGGCTGGAAAAAGGCCTGCAGATTCTGGCGGACATAAAAGCCCGCCACGGGGTGCCGGTGATTACCGACGTCCACGAGCCCTGGCAGGCCGCACCGGCAGCCGAAGTGGCCGATATTATCCAGTTGCCAGCGTTTCTTGCGCGCCAGACCGACCTGGTCGTAGCCATGGCCAAGACGGGGGCGGCGATCAATATCAAGAAGCCGCAATTTTTGGCGCCGCATGAAATGCGTCATATCCTTGCCAAGTTCCGGGAAGCCGGTAATGACCGCCTGATGCTCTGCGAGCGCGGCACCAGTTTTGGCTACAACAACCTGGTTGTGGATATGCTGGGCTTGGGCGATATGAAGCAAACCGGGTCGCCGGTGTTTTTCGACGTGACTCACGCCCTACAACGCCCGGGTGGACGTGCCGACAGCGCCGACGGGCGCCGTGCCCAGGTAGCGGAATTGGCCCGCGCGGGCGTCGCGGTGGGCTTGGCAGGGCTGTTTCTGGAAGCGCACCCCGACCCGGACAATGCCAAGTGCGATGGTCCCTGCGCCTTGCCGCTGGATCAGTTGGAGCCGTTTCTGACTCAGCTCGCGCAGCTGGATGCGCTGGTGAAAGGCTTTGCGCCGCTGTCCATTCGCTGA
- the eno gene encoding phosphopyruvate hydratase, producing MTKIVDIRALEVLDSRGNPTVQATVRLASGAVGDACAPSGASTGSREALELRDGDKARYLGKGVLKAVDAVNGKIREALLGMDARDQRGLDDAMLALDGTDNKANLGANAILAVSLAAAKAAANAKGVPLYAHIAELYGQPGQYRMPVPMMNILNGGEHADNNVDIQEFMVQPVGAPNFREGLRMGAEIFHALKKVLSAKGLSTSVGDEGGFAPNLASNADALAIIKQAVADAGYSLGSDVTLALDCASSEFYKDGQYNLSGEGKSYDAEGFADYLAGLCADYPIVSIEDGMDESDWDGWKALTDKLGDKVQLVGDDLFVTNTKILKRGIDEQIGNSILIKFNQIGSLSETLDAIKMAQDAGFTAVISHRSGETEDTTIADLAVGTCAGQIKTGSLCRSDRVAKYNRLLVIEDELGDVSYPGIKAIKGQ from the coding sequence ATGACCAAAATCGTTGATATCCGTGCGTTGGAAGTACTCGATTCACGCGGTAACCCCACCGTTCAGGCAACCGTTCGCCTGGCAAGCGGTGCCGTAGGCGACGCCTGTGCCCCAAGCGGCGCCTCTACCGGCTCGCGGGAAGCGCTCGAACTGCGTGATGGCGACAAGGCGCGCTACCTCGGCAAGGGTGTGCTCAAAGCAGTGGACGCGGTCAATGGCAAGATCCGTGAGGCATTGCTGGGCATGGACGCGCGCGACCAGCGTGGCCTGGACGACGCGATGCTGGCACTGGACGGCACGGATAACAAAGCCAACCTGGGCGCCAACGCCATTCTGGCCGTATCGCTTGCGGCTGCCAAAGCCGCCGCCAATGCCAAGGGCGTGCCGCTCTACGCGCATATTGCCGAGCTATACGGCCAGCCTGGTCAGTACCGCATGCCGGTGCCGATGATGAACATCCTCAACGGCGGCGAGCACGCGGATAACAATGTCGATATCCAGGAATTCATGGTCCAGCCGGTAGGTGCGCCCAACTTCCGCGAAGGCCTGCGCATGGGCGCGGAAATTTTCCACGCGCTGAAAAAGGTACTGTCGGCCAAAGGGCTTTCCACCTCAGTGGGCGATGAAGGCGGTTTCGCCCCTAACCTGGCGTCCAACGCGGACGCGCTGGCCATCATCAAGCAGGCCGTTGCCGATGCGGGCTACTCGCTGGGCAGCGATGTGACGCTGGCACTGGACTGTGCGTCTTCCGAATTCTACAAAGACGGTCAGTACAATCTTTCCGGTGAAGGCAAAAGCTACGACGCAGAAGGGTTTGCCGACTACCTGGCAGGCCTGTGTGCGGACTACCCGATCGTGTCCATTGAAGACGGCATGGATGAGTCTGACTGGGACGGCTGGAAAGCGTTGACCGATAAACTGGGCGATAAGGTCCAACTGGTTGGTGATGACTTGTTCGTGACCAACACCAAAATCCTCAAGCGCGGTATCGACGAGCAGATCGGTAACTCGATTCTGATCAAGTTCAACCAGATCGGTTCGCTGTCGGAAACGCTGGATGCCATCAAGATGGCCCAGGACGCGGGCTTTACCGCGGTGATTTCCCACCGCAGCGGTGAGACCGAAGATACCACTATCGCCGATCTGGCCGTGGGCACCTGCGCCGGCCAGATTAAAACCGGTTCGCTGTGCCGCAGTGACCGCGTTGCCAAATACAACCGCCTGCTCGTTATCGAGGATGAACTGGGCGACGTCAGCTACCCGGGTATCAAAGCGATTAAAGGTCAATAA
- the fdxA gene encoding ferredoxin FdxA, whose amino-acid sequence MTFVVTENCIQCKYTDCVEVCPVDCFYEGPNFLVIHPDECIDCALCEPECPAEAIFSEDELPEGQEQFIEINAELSEVWPNIAEKKDPLPDAEEWDGKSGKLEKLER is encoded by the coding sequence ATGACGTTTGTCGTTACCGAGAACTGCATCCAATGTAAATACACCGACTGTGTCGAAGTCTGCCCGGTCGACTGCTTTTATGAAGGGCCCAATTTCCTGGTGATCCACCCGGACGAGTGTATCGACTGTGCGCTGTGCGAGCCGGAATGCCCTGCCGAGGCGATATTTTCGGAGGATGAACTGCCTGAAGGACAAGAGCAGTTTATTGAAATCAACGCGGAGCTGTCTGAAGTGTGGCCCAACATTGCCGAGAAGAAAGACCCGCTACCCGATGCCGAGGAGTGGGATGGAAAAAGCGGCAAGCTGGAAAAGCTGGAACGCTAA